One segment of Methylotuvimicrobium sp. KM2 DNA contains the following:
- a CDS encoding Plug domain-containing protein, translated as MKKIAIAILGLSGATAAQAEQNVMELEKIEVVGVSPIPGSEVPIDQIPSHVQTVHADDLQKAQSISLADYLNRYMGSVHVNEAQNNPLQPDIYYRGFVASPLLGLPQGLSTYVNGVRFNEPFGDTVN; from the coding sequence ATGAAAAAAATAGCGATTGCGATTCTTGGTCTTTCGGGCGCTACGGCGGCGCAAGCGGAACAGAATGTCATGGAGTTGGAGAAGATCGAGGTGGTCGGCGTATCGCCGATACCAGGCTCCGAAGTACCGATCGATCAAATACCCTCCCATGTTCAGACGGTGCATGCCGACGATTTGCAAAAAGCTCAAAGCATCTCGTTGGCCGACTATTTGAACCGCTATATGGGCAGCGTACATGTCAACGAAGCGCAAAACAATCCGCTGCAACCGGATATCTATTATCGCGGTTTCGTCGCGTCGCCGTTGTTGGGTCTGCCACAGGGCTTGTCGACCTATGTCAACGGCGTCAGGTTCAACGAGCCGTTCGGCGATACCGTGAACTGA
- a CDS encoding TonB-dependent receptor produces the protein MIPEGAIESMALYPSNPVYGLNSLGGAISIKTKTGFSAPKHELEVYGGSWDRHSEELTSGWNNGSFGYFIDLRHFEEEGWRDFSPTKADQVFGTLSWRGDRGSLDLTLGANDNKLLGNGAVPVQLLKEDRNAIFTHPDQTITRMFFSELEGKYDLTDDIVLSGNAYFRQNRIKTFNGDDSDYEACEDPVNGGFLCEEEGDEEERVVDINGNEVLASDGVEGATNNFSQTNMRSRGGTIQTAFDQDLFGHKNNLTVGVSYDYSEVHFQSDTELGALTETRGTTRSGILVDESRVRLNTDTSAVGVFLSDSFSITDDLIATVAGRYNYIHMNMSDGYITDAEKNLNGSHTFERLNPSAGLTYRIFDNLTVYGSYSESARAPTPMELSCADPEAPCKLPNSFVADPPLAQVVAKTWEGGFRGDLDELLGKGDLKWNLGFFHTINSDDIIFQRGGDSISEGFFSNIGKTRRYGIEAGSSIAYPQLFSTIDDWYFSANYTYLNARFLSGFRVQDPVDEDNEDGVWVDKGRRIPGLPEHMFKASVGVDLWQKLMLGIDGVYSGARYYRGDEANQHAKLGGYWLFNGRAEYKITENLALFGRVDNIFDVNYSSFGVYGEADEVLGDNYEDRRFVSPGMPRAGWIGVRLSI, from the coding sequence TTGATTCCGGAAGGTGCGATCGAGTCGATGGCATTGTATCCGTCGAATCCGGTTTACGGTTTGAACAGCTTGGGCGGCGCGATTTCGATCAAGACCAAGACCGGTTTTTCCGCGCCGAAACATGAGCTCGAAGTTTATGGCGGTTCTTGGGACAGGCATTCGGAGGAATTGACCAGCGGCTGGAACAACGGCTCGTTCGGCTATTTCATCGATCTGCGTCATTTCGAGGAAGAAGGCTGGCGCGATTTTTCCCCGACCAAGGCCGACCAAGTGTTCGGCACATTGAGTTGGCGCGGCGATAGGGGGTCGTTGGATTTGACGCTCGGCGCGAACGACAACAAGTTGCTGGGCAATGGTGCGGTGCCGGTGCAGTTGCTGAAGGAAGATCGCAACGCAATTTTTACTCATCCGGATCAGACGATCACGCGTATGTTTTTTTCCGAACTCGAAGGCAAGTACGACCTGACCGACGACATCGTGCTCAGCGGTAATGCTTATTTCAGGCAGAATCGGATCAAGACCTTCAATGGCGACGACAGCGATTATGAAGCGTGTGAAGACCCGGTCAATGGCGGTTTCTTGTGTGAAGAAGAAGGCGATGAAGAAGAGCGTGTCGTCGATATCAATGGCAACGAAGTTCTCGCATCCGACGGCGTCGAGGGTGCGACCAACAATTTCAGTCAAACCAACATGCGCAGCCGCGGCGGCACGATACAGACGGCTTTCGACCAAGACTTGTTCGGCCACAAGAATAACCTGACGGTCGGCGTCAGCTACGATTATTCCGAAGTGCATTTTCAATCGGATACCGAATTGGGGGCGTTGACCGAAACGCGCGGTACGACGCGTAGCGGTATCCTAGTCGATGAATCGAGAGTGCGCTTGAATACCGATACTTCGGCGGTCGGCGTGTTTTTGTCCGACAGCTTTTCGATCACCGACGACCTGATCGCGACGGTTGCGGGACGCTATAACTACATTCATATGAATATGTCGGACGGTTATATCACCGATGCGGAAAAAAACTTGAACGGCTCGCATACGTTCGAGCGGCTCAATCCGTCAGCCGGCCTGACGTACCGTATTTTCGACAATCTGACCGTGTACGGCAGTTACAGCGAATCGGCCAGGGCGCCGACGCCGATGGAACTCAGCTGCGCCGATCCCGAGGCGCCGTGTAAACTACCGAACTCGTTTGTCGCCGATCCGCCGTTGGCGCAAGTCGTTGCGAAGACATGGGAAGGGGGCTTTCGGGGGGATCTGGACGAATTGCTCGGTAAAGGCGACTTGAAATGGAATCTCGGCTTTTTCCATACCATCAATTCCGATGACATCATCTTTCAGCGCGGCGGCGACAGCATCAGCGAAGGTTTTTTCAGTAATATCGGCAAGACACGGCGTTACGGCATAGAGGCCGGTAGCTCGATCGCTTATCCGCAGCTATTCAGTACGATAGACGATTGGTATTTTTCGGCCAATTACACGTATTTGAACGCACGGTTTTTAAGCGGATTCAGGGTTCAAGATCCGGTTGACGAGGATAACGAGGATGGCGTTTGGGTCGACAAAGGCCGCCGAATTCCGGGACTACCGGAGCACATGTTCAAGGCTTCGGTCGGCGTCGATTTGTGGCAAAAATTAATGCTCGGTATCGATGGTGTCTATAGCGGTGCTCGGTATTACCGGGGGGATGAGGCCAATCAACATGCTAAATTGGGCGGTTACTGGCTGTTCAACGGCAGGGCTGAATATAAAATCACCGAGAATTTGGCTTTATTCGGAAGAGTCGACAATATTTTCGATGTGAATTACAGCTCATTCGGCGTTTATGGCGAAGCCGACGAAGTTTTGGGTGATAATTACGAAGATAGACGTTTCGTTTCGCCCGGAATGCCGAGAGCGGGTTGGATAGGTGTGAGATTATCGATATAA
- a CDS encoding IS110 family transposase, producing MNTSVIGLDIAKNIFHLYTLNADNKVIKKKLKRAQVLTFFANYPVSTIGIEACGSSHYWARELTKLGHEVMLLNAKFVKSFLVGNKNDFNDAQAIFDAVGRPNKRVVSIKTEVQQDMQLLHNLRQDLVKRRTAVVNQIRGALLERGIAIHKGVDQVRKQLPDILEDAENGLTALCRELIAEQAERLRELDKAIKEQDKRLGRLSQADALSRRMLDVPGVGPITATIVASDIGDGKGYTSSRDYAASLGLVPGQHSSGDKPRYLGISKRGNRYIRTNLIHGARAVVKNCAGKTDQLSQWLQSLVERRGFNKAAVALANKNARILWAMTTKNEAYQGAPA from the coding sequence ATGAATACTAGCGTAATTGGTTTAGATATCGCAAAGAACATTTTTCATCTGTATACGTTGAATGCGGATAATAAAGTCATCAAGAAAAAACTCAAACGGGCGCAAGTCTTGACCTTCTTCGCCAATTATCCGGTCAGCACGATTGGTATCGAGGCGTGCGGCAGTAGCCATTATTGGGCTAGAGAATTAACTAAACTGGGCCATGAAGTGATGTTATTGAACGCGAAGTTTGTCAAGAGCTTCTTGGTCGGCAACAAGAATGATTTTAACGATGCCCAAGCGATTTTTGATGCGGTCGGCCGGCCCAATAAGCGGGTGGTGTCGATCAAAACCGAGGTACAGCAAGATATGCAACTGCTTCATAATCTACGCCAGGATCTGGTCAAACGACGAACTGCTGTAGTGAATCAGATTCGTGGAGCCTTGCTGGAGCGCGGCATTGCCATTCACAAAGGGGTCGATCAAGTCAGAAAACAATTGCCTGATATTTTAGAAGATGCCGAGAACGGACTAACAGCGCTGTGTCGAGAGCTGATTGCGGAGCAAGCCGAACGGTTAAGAGAATTGGATAAGGCGATTAAGGAGCAAGACAAACGGCTTGGCAGGCTCAGTCAAGCCGATGCATTAAGCCGACGTATGCTGGATGTTCCCGGGGTGGGTCCGATCACCGCCACGATTGTGGCATCTGATATCGGGGACGGCAAAGGCTATACCAGTAGCCGAGATTATGCGGCGAGTCTGGGCCTGGTTCCCGGGCAGCATAGCAGCGGCGATAAACCCCGCTATCTGGGGATCAGTAAACGGGGTAATCGTTATATCCGAACCAACTTAATTCATGGTGCACGCGCGGTGGTCAAAAACTGTGCTGGCAAAACAGATCAACTCAGCCAGTGGCTGCAGTCGCTGGTCGAGCGACGCGGCTTTAACAAGGCCGCGGTTGCCCTGGCCAACAAAAACGCCCGCATCTTGTGGGCAATGACCACGAAAAATGAAGCTTATCAAGGGGCGCCTGCCTAA
- a CDS encoding DUF697 domain-containing protein, which translates to MPGLSNPFANWKNWIEQIFDPQIPDALLQEKLQEIRQCLPPPVIWLLGKTQSGKSSIIRVLTGSTSAEIGNGFRPCTRTAMLYDFPDPETAFVRFLDTRGLSEVGYDPTEDMHWSASQAHLLIVVVKVMDHQQQSVVSAVKQIHLAHPRWPIIVAQTSLHEGYPNPAMPHIHPYPFSDGKIAGSIPPDLRTSLLKQRDTFAGIDAVFIPIDFTLPEDGFEPVDYGAEALWQALEEALPLGLRDMLEQHQQIGMISDVYRRAAHPHIISYSLSAGIAAAIPVPAASIATVIAIQAKLFHSIANVYGLELSKQSLSEIGSAIGIGVMAGMGGRELLKLIPVYGQTVALGVSGLYTAAVTYALGQTLCFYFAQTKRGKALTPESLREVFKTEFARGREMLRETMKREG; encoded by the coding sequence ATGCCTGGATTGTCTAATCCTTTTGCCAATTGGAAAAACTGGATCGAACAAATCTTCGACCCGCAGATTCCCGATGCCTTGCTGCAAGAAAAGCTTCAAGAGATTCGGCAGTGTTTGCCGCCGCCGGTGATTTGGTTGCTAGGCAAGACGCAAAGCGGCAAAAGCTCGATAATTCGAGTGCTGACCGGCTCGACTTCTGCCGAAATCGGTAACGGCTTTCGGCCTTGTACGCGCACGGCCATGCTTTATGATTTTCCCGATCCGGAAACGGCGTTTGTTCGATTCCTCGATACGCGCGGTTTGTCGGAGGTCGGTTACGATCCTACCGAGGATATGCATTGGAGCGCAAGTCAGGCTCATTTACTGATCGTCGTGGTCAAGGTAATGGATCACCAACAGCAAAGCGTTGTCAGCGCGGTCAAACAAATTCATCTGGCGCATCCTCGCTGGCCTATCATAGTGGCGCAAACTTCGCTCCATGAAGGTTACCCGAATCCCGCGATGCCGCATATTCACCCTTACCCGTTTAGCGACGGCAAAATTGCCGGTTCGATACCGCCCGATTTGCGCACTTCGTTATTAAAGCAACGCGACACGTTTGCCGGTATCGATGCCGTGTTCATTCCGATAGATTTTACCTTGCCGGAAGACGGTTTCGAGCCTGTTGATTATGGTGCAGAAGCTTTATGGCAAGCGTTAGAAGAAGCGTTGCCGCTCGGTTTGCGCGACATGCTCGAACAGCATCAACAAATTGGTATGATTAGCGATGTATACAGGCGTGCGGCGCATCCGCATATTATCAGTTACTCGTTATCGGCCGGTATCGCCGCCGCCATTCCGGTGCCGGCCGCGAGTATTGCGACCGTGATCGCGATTCAGGCGAAATTGTTTCATAGTATCGCCAATGTTTATGGGCTGGAGCTGAGTAAGCAAAGTCTCAGCGAAATCGGCAGTGCAATCGGCATTGGCGTCATGGCCGGTATGGGCGGACGCGAGCTTTTGAAATTGATTCCCGTTTATGGGCAAACCGTCGCGCTAGGCGTTTCGGGTCTTTATACCGCAGCGGTGACCTATGCCCTCGGTCAGACGTTGTGTTTTTATTTCGCGCAAACCAAACGGGGCAAAGCGCTGACTCCGGAATCCTTACGCGAAGTATTCAAGACCGAATTCGCGCGCGGCCGTGAAATGTTGCGCGAAACAATGAAACGTGAAGGTTAA
- a CDS encoding GGDEF domain-containing protein has protein sequence MDNQQMETLIDTTLSAHSADTASLEPYLVLLSGKHTGKQFKLFRPKNVFGRGHDADIIIADPKISRRHGAFIVKSGVVMVEDYGSTNGTYIDERRIDNEKISLLSRIRAGGTYMRIDYKKPSEAQSELALYQAANTDVLTQIPNRRAFVIRGQEELSYCKRNRTGLTVVMCDVDHFKKINDTFGHLAGDQVLRDLAEMLNKEMRTEDTLARYGGEEFIMLLRGSSENQALILAERIREKVARKAFEYQHLRIPATLSFGICSRQSAYIDSLESMIRAADRALYQAKKNGRNQVAIDRV, from the coding sequence ATGGACAATCAGCAAATGGAAACCCTAATCGATACTACATTGTCCGCGCATTCCGCAGACACTGCATCGCTCGAACCTTATCTGGTATTACTTTCCGGCAAACACACAGGCAAGCAATTTAAGCTTTTTCGCCCAAAAAACGTTTTCGGCCGAGGGCATGATGCGGATATTATTATCGCTGACCCCAAAATATCCCGCCGCCACGGCGCTTTTATCGTCAAATCCGGCGTCGTTATGGTAGAGGATTACGGCTCGACCAATGGCACCTATATCGATGAAAGGCGCATCGACAATGAGAAGATTTCCTTACTCTCGCGCATCCGTGCCGGCGGCACTTACATGCGCATCGATTATAAAAAACCAAGCGAAGCTCAATCTGAACTAGCTTTATACCAGGCTGCCAATACCGATGTTCTGACCCAAATACCCAACCGCCGGGCTTTTGTGATTCGCGGACAAGAAGAGCTGTCTTATTGTAAACGCAATCGCACCGGACTAACCGTAGTCATGTGCGATGTCGATCATTTTAAAAAAATCAACGATACATTCGGACATCTCGCCGGCGACCAGGTTTTGAGGGACCTGGCTGAAATGCTGAATAAGGAAATGCGCACCGAAGACACACTTGCGCGATATGGCGGCGAAGAATTCATTATGTTGCTGAGGGGTAGCTCGGAAAACCAGGCGCTGATTTTAGCCGAACGCATCCGTGAAAAAGTAGCGCGTAAGGCGTTCGAATATCAGCATCTGAGAATACCGGCAACACTCTCGTTCGGCATTTGCAGTCGTCAAAGCGCTTATATCGACTCGCTCGAATCGATGATCCGGGCCGCAGACCGAGCGCTTTATCAGGCCAAAAAAAACGGCCGCAACCAGGTCGCGATAGATCGAGTTTGA
- a CDS encoding GTPase produces MRKALLSISAFLLVLPWLALVAAGIYWLWQSIYLTEAVAGFCVVYALAWLMIRGLRKRQGLLALPVVKPDDAWPPAATEIWAKLDKMAEQIDPKEYPLTDSLRILELAKRVTVEVARHYSPKHERAELDVPLRNILYIAEQVCRDMRQMLDEKVPFSHLLTVGNGLELWRWKDRLASGHIAYRVGKLLLSPIASIPRELGQFFAGKASAYPKGMIERWLLQTLIKKIGYYAIAMYSGQAIPPQIDFAESEPTLESMEMTKRPLRILVAGQLKTGKSSLVNALFGELRAPTDVLPLTGALTVYRLQHEGTGDVVIVDSPGYGDQERWFEENPEQAFGEFDLIVLVCSATQAGHEADAEFLSAMRTWFDDRLERRQPPILLIVSHIDQLRPLREWQPPYDVSHPQNAKEQSIREALAYISETLTVPLEDCLPVCLKERSVYNIEAVWTGIAEKLPESLRAQYLRCLIAAKDKEKWGMLRKQLANAGRIAVERVKKIKKGER; encoded by the coding sequence ATGCGTAAAGCGTTGCTGTCAATATCGGCTTTTCTGTTGGTTCTGCCATGGTTGGCGCTCGTTGCCGCAGGTATTTATTGGCTTTGGCAAAGCATTTATTTGACTGAAGCGGTTGCCGGGTTTTGTGTTGTGTATGCGTTGGCGTGGCTGATGATTCGAGGTTTGCGCAAACGTCAGGGGCTATTGGCATTGCCTGTCGTAAAACCCGATGATGCTTGGCCGCCGGCCGCGACCGAGATTTGGGCCAAGCTCGATAAAATGGCCGAACAAATCGATCCGAAAGAGTATCCGTTGACCGATAGTTTGCGCATACTGGAACTGGCCAAACGCGTCACGGTCGAGGTGGCGCGTCATTATTCGCCGAAACACGAGCGGGCCGAACTCGATGTGCCATTGCGAAACATTCTCTACATTGCCGAGCAGGTGTGCCGGGACATGCGGCAAATGCTCGACGAAAAAGTACCGTTCAGTCATTTATTGACGGTCGGTAACGGTCTGGAACTTTGGCGCTGGAAGGATCGTTTGGCAAGCGGACACATAGCCTATCGCGTCGGTAAATTGTTATTGAGTCCGATTGCTTCAATTCCGCGCGAATTGGGTCAATTTTTTGCCGGTAAGGCTTCGGCATACCCGAAAGGCATGATCGAGCGCTGGTTGCTGCAAACATTGATTAAAAAAATCGGTTATTACGCGATCGCGATGTATAGCGGGCAAGCGATTCCGCCGCAGATCGATTTTGCCGAATCGGAACCCACGCTTGAGTCGATGGAAATGACGAAGCGGCCGCTACGAATTTTGGTTGCCGGCCAGCTCAAAACCGGTAAATCGAGTCTGGTCAATGCCTTATTCGGCGAATTAAGGGCGCCGACCGATGTTTTGCCGTTGACCGGCGCGTTGACCGTTTACCGTTTGCAGCATGAAGGTACCGGCGATGTCGTTATCGTCGACAGCCCAGGCTATGGTGACCAAGAGCGCTGGTTCGAGGAAAATCCCGAGCAGGCTTTCGGCGAATTCGATTTGATTGTATTGGTATGTTCGGCAACCCAGGCAGGGCACGAAGCCGATGCCGAATTTTTGAGTGCGATGCGAACTTGGTTCGACGACCGCCTAGAGCGAAGGCAGCCGCCGATATTGCTGATTGTTTCGCACATCGATCAGCTGCGTCCGCTACGCGAGTGGCAACCGCCTTATGACGTAAGTCATCCGCAAAATGCCAAGGAGCAATCGATTCGCGAGGCATTGGCATATATTAGCGAGACATTAACGGTTCCACTCGAAGATTGTCTTCCGGTTTGTTTAAAAGAGCGTTCCGTGTACAACATTGAAGCGGTTTGGACGGGCATTGCCGAGAAATTACCGGAGAGCCTGCGTGCTCAGTATTTACGATGCCTGATAGCAGCCAAGGATAAGGAGAAATGGGGTATGTTGCGCAAGCAATTGGCTAATGCGGGACGGATTGCTGTTGAGCGCGTTAAGAAGATAAAAAAAGGGGAAAGATGA
- a CDS encoding dihydroorotate dehydrogenase-like protein: MSGIDLSTTYLGLKLSSPLVASASPLSRSLDSSRQLEDAGASAIVMYSLFEEELRQQEEETARFMINQGIGFGEADSFLPFDSRYQHGLDQYLEQLAELKKALHIPVIASLNGTSLDGWVEHGKLLQDAGADALELNVYYLSADINESGAAVEARYLELLKALRESVDIPIAMKLSPYFSGLAHFVKSLEQAGADGVVLFNRFYQPDIDLDDLQVTSQLQWSRSSDAQLPLRWVALLYGKVKLSLATTSGVRSADDVLKMILAGADVSQMCSILLEKGPAYLENINNELIDWLEEHEYDSIHEIKGHLSKQRCANPNIFERSNYIHLLDGYTPAQGVRG; the protein is encoded by the coding sequence ATGAGCGGTATCGATCTGAGCACAACCTATTTGGGCTTGAAACTCAGCAGCCCGTTAGTCGCATCGGCTTCGCCGCTGTCGCGTAGCCTGGATTCATCGAGGCAATTGGAAGATGCCGGCGCCTCGGCCATTGTCATGTATTCGCTGTTCGAAGAGGAGTTACGTCAGCAGGAAGAAGAAACGGCGCGCTTCATGATCAATCAGGGCATCGGTTTCGGCGAGGCGGATAGCTTTTTACCGTTCGACAGCCGTTATCAACATGGGCTGGATCAATACTTGGAGCAACTCGCCGAATTGAAAAAGGCGCTGCATATCCCGGTCATTGCAAGCTTGAACGGCACATCGCTAGACGGTTGGGTTGAGCACGGCAAATTATTGCAAGATGCCGGTGCCGATGCCTTGGAACTGAATGTATATTACCTGAGCGCCGACATCAACGAGTCCGGCGCCGCCGTCGAAGCTCGTTACCTGGAATTGCTGAAGGCCTTACGCGAATCGGTCGACATACCCATCGCGATGAAGCTGTCGCCTTATTTCAGCGGCCTGGCGCACTTCGTTAAATCGCTAGAACAAGCAGGCGCCGACGGCGTTGTGCTATTTAACCGTTTTTATCAACCCGATATCGATTTGGACGATCTGCAAGTCACGTCACAGTTGCAATGGTCGCGTTCGTCCGATGCTCAACTGCCCTTGCGTTGGGTTGCATTGCTCTACGGAAAGGTCAAGCTCTCGTTGGCAACGACCAGTGGCGTGCGCAGTGCCGATGATGTGCTAAAAATGATTCTGGCCGGAGCCGATGTCAGTCAAATGTGCTCAATATTACTGGAAAAAGGCCCGGCTTATCTGGAGAACATCAATAACGAACTGATCGATTGGCTTGAAGAACACGAATACGACTCCATCCACGAAATCAAAGGCCATTTAAGTAAACAGCGCTGCGCCAACCCTAATATATTCGAGCGTTCCAATTACATTCATTTACTGGACGGCTATACTCCGGCGCAAGGCGTTCGTGGCTGA
- a CDS encoding cation:proton antiporter, with amino-acid sequence MPLSETLFIILQLLILALLLSGLCRHLPLPYTILLVVTGVSINLLATVTPFALIPSGFHLSDELVLFIFHPALIFVSALSLDARTLIKDLLPILVMAIPGMLISALLVATGLNSFFYLDFILAFLFGAIISATDPVAVIALFKELGVSKRLTVLVEGESLFNDATAIVLFNIVLGAVIHGESALMDAPTMIYYFTEHFLLGALIGTLIGLLISELMVRMYHGQQSFVVVASIVAAYLSFIVAEHNFHASGIMSVLATALCIKGVAMPRLSGESTHHIEAGWDSIALVLNSLLFLLIGLTVDILAFAIHWQQLIWVLLAIFAARMISVYGLIPMTTSLFSLPAINLNSRHMMWWGCSKGTIAIAMALAIPDTVVDKGLLLELTLGMVLISLVMSGPTLKPLMRALKIDRLNNDEWLELQEGMEQITTSVNDCLHSFSRLHLLESDMQDSVLQSLNRKIAPTHATLTEAQQLRQIHLHALNVEERELQRLHEIGLVNYYTYLNFKDILRKDKAKSIDEMIRFNRNQDNANPFLRFEMSIIKFLSEYEWTLNWLIRYQKIRFANLIRHDLAGVLMAHEALLALKQVEPHFHSDKLNITRKIYRQRLERRQGRLKKLGNEFHDFYYQFEYRLFQEVALRYSLKLITEDFEHGKLSEKIYRRLEKRLDEALKQLPDLAPELSLAKRDDWLDNVPIFSGLPRNVLKKLAKNAHYVSFLPNDTIFNENDRGDSIYILVNGVVNVFQNTGPNQRVHIAELRKGSFIGRHALYDRAVRTATVRAKTYVTLLRLTTQDIKSLSKALPELNQRLQETDINRYPNNT; translated from the coding sequence ATGCCGCTTTCCGAGACCTTATTCATCATCCTGCAGCTGTTGATACTGGCCTTACTGCTTTCCGGCTTGTGTCGCCATTTACCGCTCCCTTATACCATCCTTTTGGTCGTAACTGGGGTATCGATCAATTTATTGGCCACGGTCACGCCTTTCGCTCTGATTCCAAGCGGTTTTCATCTCAGCGACGAACTGGTTCTATTCATATTTCATCCGGCGCTTATCTTCGTTTCCGCTCTAAGTCTTGATGCACGCACGCTTATCAAGGACTTACTTCCTATTTTGGTCATGGCCATACCGGGCATGCTGATCTCTGCGTTGTTGGTCGCGACAGGCCTCAATTCTTTCTTTTATCTCGACTTCATATTGGCTTTCTTGTTCGGCGCGATAATTTCCGCTACCGATCCTGTTGCGGTTATTGCACTGTTCAAGGAGTTGGGAGTTTCGAAACGCCTTACTGTCCTGGTCGAAGGCGAATCGTTATTTAATGACGCTACCGCGATCGTACTTTTCAATATCGTACTTGGCGCCGTGATTCACGGCGAGTCGGCGCTGATGGACGCGCCGACGATGATTTATTATTTCACTGAACACTTCCTGCTCGGTGCGCTAATAGGCACTCTGATCGGCTTGCTCATCAGCGAACTGATGGTCAGGATGTATCACGGTCAACAGAGTTTCGTCGTAGTCGCCTCGATCGTCGCGGCCTATTTGAGCTTCATCGTCGCGGAACATAACTTCCATGCCTCGGGCATCATGTCGGTACTGGCAACCGCACTTTGTATCAAAGGTGTCGCGATGCCTCGGCTTTCCGGAGAATCGACCCACCATATCGAAGCCGGTTGGGATTCCATCGCGCTGGTTTTGAATTCGTTATTATTTTTATTGATCGGCTTGACCGTCGATATCCTTGCATTCGCGATACATTGGCAACAATTGATCTGGGTACTCCTGGCGATATTCGCCGCGCGCATGATTAGCGTCTATGGTTTGATACCAATGACTACGAGCCTATTCAGCTTACCGGCAATCAACCTGAATAGCCGCCATATGATGTGGTGGGGTTGCTCAAAGGGAACCATCGCCATCGCGATGGCGCTTGCGATTCCCGATACTGTCGTCGATAAAGGTCTGCTCTTAGAACTGACGCTCGGCATGGTATTGATCAGCTTAGTAATGAGCGGCCCGACGCTCAAACCCCTGATGCGCGCACTCAAAATCGATCGCTTGAACAATGACGAATGGCTCGAATTACAAGAAGGCATGGAGCAAATAACCACATCGGTCAACGACTGCCTACACTCGTTTTCGAGGCTGCATTTGCTCGAGAGCGATATGCAAGATTCGGTGTTGCAATCGCTTAACAGAAAAATCGCACCGACGCATGCGACGTTGACGGAAGCCCAGCAACTTAGACAAATTCATTTACATGCACTCAATGTCGAAGAAAGGGAATTGCAACGACTCCATGAAATCGGCTTGGTCAATTATTATACTTATCTAAATTTCAAGGATATTCTCCGCAAAGACAAAGCCAAAAGCATTGACGAGATGATTCGTTTCAATAGAAACCAGGATAACGCAAACCCTTTCTTGCGTTTTGAAATGTCGATAATCAAATTTTTAAGCGAATACGAATGGACGCTCAACTGGTTGATTCGCTATCAAAAAATTCGTTTTGCCAACTTAATACGCCATGATCTGGCCGGGGTTTTGATGGCTCACGAAGCGCTGTTGGCGCTGAAGCAAGTAGAGCCCCATTTTCATAGCGACAAGCTCAATATCACCAGAAAAATTTATCGGCAACGTTTGGAAAGAAGGCAAGGGCGGCTCAAAAAACTGGGCAATGAATTCCACGACTTTTATTATCAATTCGAATACCGCCTATTTCAAGAAGTCGCGCTCCGTTACTCGTTGAAGCTGATTACGGAGGACTTTGAGCATGGCAAATTGTCCGAAAAGATTTATCGGCGCCTGGAAAAACGTCTGGATGAAGCTTTGAAACAATTACCGGACCTAGCGCCGGAGTTGAGCCTTGCCAAACGCGACGATTGGCTGGATAACGTACCGATTTTTAGCGGCTTGCCTCGCAACGTACTAAAAAAACTCGCGAAAAACGCACATTATGTCAGCTTTCTTCCAAACGATACGATTTTTAACGAAAACGATCGGGGCGATTCGATCTATATCTTGGTTAACGGCGTAGTCAACGTTTTTCAAAATACCGGCCCCAATCAGCGCGTACATATCGCCGAACTGCGCAAAGGCAGTTTCATCGGCCGGCACGCCCTTTACGATCGTGCCGTAAGAACCGCGACGGTCAGGGCCAAAACATACGTCACGCTACTCCGGCTCACGACTCAAGACATCAAGAGCTTATCCAAAGCCCTGCCGGAACTTAATCAACGCCTACAAGAAACCGATATCAACCGTTACCCGAACAACACTTAA